The Electrophorus electricus isolate fEleEle1 chromosome 4, fEleEle1.pri, whole genome shotgun sequence region agagagagagagagagggtctggATTCATACCGACTCATATTGATTTCATATGACATTGATTATGATGCTGCACTGTGTGTCGTTTGTTTTGTTCCTCTGAAGTCATACCAGTATCTGTACATGCGTGGGCTGGACTGTCTCCGCGGAAACCCTCTCAAGTTTATTTCCCTTCCCATCCttgccagacagacagacactgaagGGCAATCTGGGAACTGAGTCTATTCTGCCCACCAGTTCTTCTCCGGACCAAGTGGAACTCGATGAATTCAGCAAAACCTTCTGCAAGCTCTGACCACTGGTCCCCAGCAAGGTCACATGACTAAATGTGGCATCATCAGTGCTGGACAGGCCAATTACAGCCACTACTAAAAATGTTGGTACACCTATTGGAGAGCAAATAGATACTAATGTTCAAGGGAaataaattttgaattttttaattgtaggaaatgtttcttttataattaaacaaaaaaaactgactCAATTTCCCAGAGACCCCCCAACCAGGCATCTCAAAAATCTGTCAATTATTTGAaaactaaatattaaaaaatctaaatgattatatcaaatataaaaacagaataaaatagggttggttttttttgcgaATTCAAGAACTCATCTAGAGCTATAGGATTATTCTATCTCACTCTACAGGTGAATGCCACATTAGTTGGACAGGTGTATGTTTCTAGAAAAATCCCCAGGTTTGGCCCCACCTGCAATAGGGCTGCCTTCCACTCTCCTCAGTCCTGGGTGAGTGTCACTCACTTCGAGTGCAAAGTAATAAAGGAATTCCAACGTACTTTCACCTAGGGACGGAACACAGACAGTCCCAACACTAACCTGAATGCATGTAATGTTAGGTATTTTTGTAATGTCAGGTCTTTCAGagctttttttgtcatttcaatATGTTCCAAAGCACAATCAAGTTAAAAACAAGTAGACAACAAAGACCGAGTCTGCAGGTTTCCAAAAGTATAGAGGTCTGTCATATAAATGTAGATTAGGGGTCTATAGCAGGAAAATCCAATGTTTTAGGGTGACTCAGCAATGCTATGATCTTTGTTTACAGAACAATGGGCTGAGCCTCTTACCTAAGACACTGAATGTGACTGATCCATGAGCCGTAACAGTGAGCTGCCATTGGCCAGGCTCTATAGGCGGGAGCAGACAGATTCTGTACAGACCCCCTGACTGCTCCAGCTCGGCCAGAGGCCCAGCTGTACTGAGAAGAGCCTGATGAACACCTTTATGAGaaatcaatcaattaatcaagCAATTAATttgtctctatctatctatctatctatctatctatctatctatctatctatctatctatctatctatctatctatctatctatctatctatctatctatctatctatctaatttACCTGTAGGGCTGATGAGGCCACACTGCATGATGCTTCCAGCAACATGGAGTGTGACAGTTTTCACCGCTTGGTCAACAGTGAATGTGTAGGCAGAATCTGTCTCACTTTCTGCATGAAACAGAGTCACCTGAAGAAGAGAGGCAGTTAAAACCATGAGTCCCCAGAACACACATTTGTGCTGTTCCCCTGACCATAGGAACACATCTGGGCTGTTCACCCTGACCATAGGAACGCACATCTATCATAAGGCAGCCCCATGAAGCAGAACTTACTGACTGCAGATCTGTAGTAATATAATGATTTTCAGTTGAGGTTTTAGAAAATGATTTTgctgtagcttttttttttttttttccccaaagtcCATGTTGGTGTGTCCAGTTGTACCTTGTGAGAAGTAGTGCTGTCTTCCACAATGGCTGAGGCTTTGTGGATGTCTTTGTTTGTGGTGAAAATGGTCATACCGCCAGACACTGAGGCCAgggaggagtagagagagaacCTATCAGGAGACAGgatctctctcctcttcctctttagGATACCCCTCCCACTTGCTTTATTACTGAGGTCTTCAGTCAACAGGAAGGTCACCtgatgaaggagaggaagctGAGTACTTGTAAAGTATTTTTGTGCTCCGTGAGTTTGAATCTCAtagtgtaactgtgtgtgtgtgtgtgtgtgtgtgtgtgtgtgtgtgtgtgtgtgtgtgtgtgtgttaccttgctCTGTTTTTCTAAGATGAGCGCTTTTACTGTGTTGTACAGATGTCTGTCTTTGGGGGAAGCATCAGTGAACACAAAAATCTCAGACTGCGGTGGGCTATGGATGAGAGCCAGCTGAAAtgggcacacaaacacacaaacatcccccccacacacacacatacccttttGCTATGCAGCTCAAGCAAACAATTTTAGAATTTGGaagatgcacaaacacactgaatgaGCTGCCAGACTGTAAAGTTAgtattattaaacatatctgAATAGGATTATAGTTGGTATGCAAAAGGACAAACAGACAGGGACCTCTTGACTAAATACAGCTAACTGAGATTTATTATACAGACCatttcacacaccacacacaccacacatgcatatagggaaaaacaaacatatgatGTTTATGTTTACCTAAAAGCATGCGTTTCATTTAAATATCTACAGTTTACAAGGGTGCTTCAGAAAATaatcattacaaaaataaataaataaaaaatacaattcatAAACCTTACCATCCTGGAGagaattattttgttgttcttttacaTTCTGTTTACATATAGTTTATATCCTGTatatttttgttctctgtttctaTGGCTACCTGAATGGCAGAGAGGCACATCTCTGGTTCATCCCCTCCACCCAGAGCCATTAATTCTTCCAAGAACTGCTGGAATTCTTCAGGGTCATCAGTCCTCTGCACTGGACCTACAcctaaaataatgtatttaggACACATttagcatcacacacacacacacacacacattgggcaTACTGCTGAAAAAtcatactcatacacatacacacacaacacacacgcacagacaaatGCTATATGACCAATATGTCCTGActgtcattttgttgtttggATGCTAATGACCTTTTAGTGACTTGCTTTAGAACTCTGTGGGAGCTGTTATGTCCCACCACTTTTCATATCAAGTGataatacattatacaatactaataataaattataaaaaagtGTGTCAGAAAGAGTTTGGGAAAGCTTGTGAAACATAAACAGTTTTAATTCTAAAGTCAGATGTGTgctccagaacattccagaacagAGTCCTTGTTTTTCCATCCTGCTCTTACCTGGATCATGGAAAGGTACCAGCAGGAAGGAGCCAGACAGGCTGGGTGCATGGCTCCTAGCTCTGGCCTGAATGATGGACATGGCACGTAGGCGGGCAGCTGTGATCTCCTCGAACATGCTGCCCGTAGTGTCCATAACAATCACCAAGGGCGGAAGCTCCTGGACGCTGAACAGCCTGGAGTGGAACAGACAGCTCAACACTGTGCAGCTGAGGGTAGCTCAGGACAAGTCATCTCGACTCAATTGTGGTCCATTGAATCCAGTTACATCCAGTCAAATTTAATTAAACTCATTTTGATTTAGTTCAGTTCAACGTAATTGTCGTTTTTCTTCATACAACAGCGTTCCTGTTTAGAATGACCAAAGGCGTCCCTGTCAACAGACACATAACCTCACCTCCGTTATTGTGTGCTCCAAACTATAGTCAAGTCAAAATGGTAACCCCCTTTCTCGAGCACTGTAAAGTCTTCATGCTGTTGATTTatgttgacctctgacctgagGAAGCTCTTGGGCCCAACCTCGTCACGGAGGTCTCGGAGCACACTGAGGGTTGCCGTGGTAGCGAGTTCCGAAGCCTCTTTGTGGAGATAGTGATGcggggagaagagaggggaggtgctgtCCTTGTTAATTCCACCTTCCGCTCCCTGGTGACGGCTGCCGTCCAGAAGACCACCATGGCTGCACTTCCCTATGACACACCGGCATCTTGTCTGAGTATCTACCTACATAGATTCTTCTAGAAGCGTTTAAAACAAGTTTGTTGGGggtcggggggtgggggggggtgacttccctgatcaaataaaaatgactaaatatgATCTTTAACACATGAGCTAATTCAGTTGCAGTTTAAGTGCATCATTCACCACTGAGTTTTGCTCTCCATGAGTGAAGCCTCTAGCACTGGAATCCATAATCACTGGTATGGCGTGACATATTAGCTATATGTCTCTTAGTTCAGCAGTGGGTAAATATCTTTCGATTTTATATAGATCTGTGGCTtaatggagctgtgtgtgtgtccacagtgttAAAGCTGGCCAGGTGTGAGTGAGAGGTACCTGTGGGTTTGGCAGGGTATGTGTTCACATAGCCAGTGGTCAGCAGTGGCTCACGAGAACCGCTCACCAGCTTGTCAAGTAGATTGTTATAACAGCTGAATCGGTGGCACGCAGCACAGGTGGGTGTGTCCTCTGAAACCAGCAGGTCAGGAACTCATAGCAACTTGCATGTACACAAGCACCTGCTGAATGGGTATTTAAACTGACCCTGTTAGGAGTTTTCACTGTACTACGTCACACTGCGAGTGTCTTGTTATCTACATACTGATCACCTGAGGCCACAGGTACTGCAGGTTCTGTGGGGTGGAGAAGGTGAAGGTACTCAGAACGTTGTCCCATTTCCACCCAGTTGCTGTGGCTATAAAagtcctgcacacagacacacacacacaaaatcaacagTTTATTGTAGGTTATGGGGTGCCATGAGTTGCTTTAATGCCTACTGTTAGAGGACCATCTGTTGTGACATGGTGAAcattaagtaaataaatcacTTCTTTCCTATGATTCTGCAAACCTTACCCTCTTTGGCACTCTGCCACCCATGCCATCAGTGTTACAATTTCCTCTCAGGAAGCATAATCAGCATGTCACTACCTGCACCCTCCTAGTCTCTATTCATTGTGCTACATCCCTTTAAGAAGCCACACCTGTAAGGTGTGTAAGAGTCGTCCCAGGCTGCGTCTGGCCTGCTGGTGCTCTTTCTCCTGGGCCAGGAGAAGCGTCTGCTTCCAGAATTCGCGCAGCACCTGCGTGGATTCGTCCACTCTCTCCGAGTCAAAGTGGTACGCTGGGTCAGCACGCGTAGTGCTCCCGAAGTCCACGTCGGCGTTGGCTCTGACCACGTCAGCCACAGACCGCCAGAACCCCCGGCCCAGGCCTgcctgagagcagaccacacTTGTGGGTTGGGCAGCCAATGGAGTGCAGGTGTACTCCTCTCCAAGCTTCGTGTTAGAGGTTATCTATGCAGATCTACGAATGAACTCAAAAGCATGTCTCCATatgtcaaacacaaagcaaagtgaGAAGAGAGCAGCTGAAATGCTGCTAAATTCTAAAAGAGGAACTGAATGGAATTGTCATATCTGCAGCTGTGGTTACAACATCAGCAAAATTAGGTTGTGAAATATGAcctgaaaaaaagatttaccTTCACAGTCTATAAAGCAAAAATAGTGAAAATTTTCAGAATTCATGAGATTAAATTTTATTATCCCTCCCCAAAGCTAAACCATAAGCAATCATAGTTGTCTTTAATTGACACAAGGGAGCACATTTAATTTACAATATCCATCTCCACCTACCTGTGCCGGACTGCCAAAGTCCTGTCCAGGCACCATCCTCAGTGTCTCCATGGTTACATTAAGCAGAGCCTGCTCGGTCATGTAC contains the following coding sequences:
- the vwa7 gene encoding von Willebrand factor A domain-containing protein 7, with the protein product MGGGCVRWGTSLCLCLLLAHCTSVCYAFLPDFWSRVLTLSWNSYTHQYMTEQALLNVTMETLRMVPGQDFGSPAQAGLGRGFWRSVADVVRANADVDFGSTTRADPAYHFDSERVDESTQVLREFWKQTLLLAQEKEHQQARRSLGRLLHTLQDFYSHSNWVEMGQRSEYLHLLHPTEPAVPVASEDTPTCAACHRFSCYNNLLDKLVSGSREPLLTTGYVNTYPAKPTGKCSHGGLLDGSRHQGAEGGINKDSTSPLFSPHHYLHKEASELATTATLSVLRDLRDEVGPKSFLRLFSVQELPPLVIVMDTTGSMFEEITAARLRAMSIIQARARSHAPSLSGSFLLVPFHDPGVGPVQRTDDPEEFQQFLEELMALGGGDEPEMCLSAIQLALIHSPPQSEIFVFTDASPKDRHLYNTVKALILEKQSKVTFLLTEDLSNKASGRGILKRKRREILSPDRFSLYSSLASVSGGMTIFTTNKDIHKASAIVEDSTTSHKVTLFHAESETDSAYTFTVDQAVKTVTLHVAGSIMQCGLISPTGVHQALLSTAGPLAELEQSGGLYRICLLPPIEPGQWQLTVTAHGSVTFSVLGESTLEFLYYFALEVSDTHPGLRRVEGSPIAGVPTFLVVAVIGLSSTDDATFSHVTLLGTSGQSLQKVLLNSSSSTWSGEELVGRIDSVPRLPFSVCLSGKDGKGNKLERVSAETVQPTHVQILIHSAPPLRAGRRTTVVFEVFNHGPARHFTLTAEDDRRYLSHSKRHRLSVGERGSVTGEVEVNPPRSATAGQTVTLTFTVQAQDSSDSNYAVVPLTVLPEEQDMFPPVCTVMHVELACSSHCSLGSWSVSLAVRDRGHSGLGSIQLAVGQGTLTLLHEETTGRIKSPLVQLHEETTQGHEEVTNHQHNKSRTRLEHGAHRLEMARLLQGDPPLNITDWSGGKPVMLHYTAGCCVPRAEVVVGDLTGNMRTCHLTARHQRALREKSNAPNGTTHTFLTLVLWILAELETMYYVT